The Periophthalmus magnuspinnatus isolate fPerMag1 chromosome 17, fPerMag1.2.pri, whole genome shotgun sequence sequence CACAGATTAATTCATGAATTTACACAGTAACCCCTGATACCTCAACTAAGCTGTTGCTGAATATACTTAATCTATGGTAAAAATTTCACACTTTGCAAAAAATggcacataaaatacaatacaactcTTGTATTCTGCGGCATTATCACAACAATACAATAGCAATGTTGTTACCAGTGTGCATGGTTAAGCATTTTATCACTCATAAATAACGTTAATACTCATGTAGTATTGTTCTGTACAAGGCAGCGGACATTAAAATCTCTGATGACCAAAGGTGTGCAGTAGACTCCCAGACATGTGTGTGTAATTTTTACTTTGGCATATTGCACTTGCGTACAGATATTCTGTACCATGTCCAGTTCTCACATTTATAGGGAACAATCCCTTTGTACTCAATGAGAAAGTGAGTGAGAGAATAGACTAAAAGTATCCACTCCTCCTGAGCCAATATGTGCTTTGTATCGGTTCAAAGTTCCCAGTCAAAAGAAACTCAGTGTGAATCGACTCCCTTCACCTTGTTTCCCTTTACTCATTATTATCGACTTGTGTAACCCATTTGATGGAGCTTTCTCAAAAGAATCTGGGTTAAATCAAAAGTAGTGAAGCTTATCCCTACTGCTATGGGACCCTTGACCCAGTTCATACTGAGACCTTTGTAGAGTCCTCGGACGACACCCTCCTCAGCCACTATCTCCCTCATTGTGCTCAGGATGGTGCCGTAGGTGTGCCCAGTGACTCCTGCTGTCTGCATGCGCCTTCGGACCACATCCAGAGGGTAAGAGGCAGACTGTCCGATCAAACCCGCACATGCCCCAAAGGCCAGGCGCTCATAAGAGTAAGGCTGAGCCCGCCCGCTGCGCTCTGTAAGGTATATTATGTTTAGTGTCTAAACATAGGGGGGTTATAGCAGAATCAGGGCAGTACctgcatgtaacttttttagtgttTCATAGGTGAAGAAACTCAGGCCAGCGTATGGCACAACTCCCAGCAACGTGGGGGTAAAGCCTCGATACAATGTTTTCAAGCCCTCTTCTCGGGATATACGTACAAACACATGTAAGATGTTACTGTACCTGGAAGTACAACATATATAGATTGTTTGGTACGAGATGACTACAATGGTCTATAAATATATCGATATAATGGTCTATAAACATGAATAACTTCAAAGGCCCTTACATCTCTTTTGGTGTTACTGCCATTCTGGCACGCACCATGTCCAGGGGATATGTTAGCATAGCAGCAGTCGTCCCAGCCAGTGACCCAGCAAAGAACCTTTGAATTGGAGGTAGAACTCtgaaaaaaaggaataaaaaaaataaaaaaaaagttgtattttattttttgttattatgcaaaactcacgtgttaaaaatgtttaatcatTGAACGTGTTAAGCACTTACTTGCCCTGAAAACCATAATATCCTCCCAGCAGTATCTTGTACTGCTCATGTGCACAGAACTGAATGGCAGCATATGGGATGACTCGTACCATAGTGGCAGAGTTTCCTctccacaaactgaagaagCCATCCTTACGGTAAGTGCGGTAAATCAACCTATAGGCCTCCTGACAAGTTGACAACAAAATTGAAGAATAGTTTTGGgtgaatttaaaaataatacaggTATTTTTATATAAGAATAGTGGTATAATGGTATAATACATTCCCACGAATcacaacaaaacatattttacctTGGCAGAAAATCTTGCTGAAGacactaaaaaacaaaccatgtgcagtataaataaactgtaatCAGAGATGGTGAGTGCATTTTAACCTTAAAACCTTTTTGTTAGATCCCTAATCCTTAATCATCCCAGAGCAACCCAGATTTGGAGCAGATGTGAACACTACTTGCCTTGGAAGATGATTTTTGTTCTGTCCAAGGGGGCCACTGCAGTTTTGGCCACTGCCCCAGCCAAGGCCCCAGAGAAGAGAGAATTGAGCACAGAGCGGGTCTGCTTCAAGCTCTAAAATGTCATAACACAGTTAGTAAAAGC is a genomic window containing:
- the LOC117385621 gene encoding mitochondrial coenzyme A transporter SLC25A42 — protein: MGSGIQEQRAPLTQGEVLPRASSSTSESLKQTRSVLNSLFSGALAGAVAKTAVAPLDRTKIIFQVSSARFSAKEAYRLIYRTYRKDGFFSLWRGNSATMVRVIPYAAIQFCAHEQYKILLGGYYGFQGKVLPPIQRFFAGSLAGTTAAMLTYPLDMVRARMAVTPKEMYSNILHVFVRISREEGLKTLYRGFTPTLLGVVPYAGLSFFTYETLKKLHAERSGRAQPYSYERLAFGACAGLIGQSASYPLDVVRRRMQTAGVTGHTYGTILSTMREIVAEEGVVRGLYKGLSMNWVKGPIAVGISFTTFDLTQILLRKLHQMGYTSR